A section of the Flavobacterium sp. CG_23.5 genome encodes:
- a CDS encoding trypsin-like peptidase domain-containing protein, whose amino-acid sequence MNRFSTLFLVSLLSGATTLGAYKLLFDNNGYFSNRNNPTVTLASESFGKNVGLSVENVDFTEAAEKTIHTVVHVKNVSRKTVNDPMLEYFYGYQGGQTQEQVGTGSGVIISEDGYIVTNNHVIKDATEIEITLNNKKSYKAKLIGTDSKMDIALLKIDADEKLPYTAFANSDSVKIGEWVLAVGNPYNLTSTVTAGIVSAKARDLGTSGIQSFIQTDAAVNPGNSGGALVNTRGELIGINTMISSMTGSYVGYSFAVPSNIARKIIEDIMEFGNVQRGILGVEGGELNSNASKELGIPETQGFYIKDVTKNSGAERSGLEKGDIIIKLDNQNVATYADLSGYINTKRPNDKVQVTFIRDGKNRVLPVVLSKNEFFSTEFKGMELENINATDKKKYNLDYGVKIKSITNDNLKQYENELKGNIILNIDNEKAKDIETVSKLLSKKEESQSVRIEMINKNGEILKIII is encoded by the coding sequence ATGAACCGATTTTCAACCTTATTTTTAGTGTCATTATTAAGCGGAGCCACTACATTGGGCGCGTACAAGTTATTATTTGACAATAACGGATATTTTTCCAACAGGAACAACCCAACTGTCACCCTGGCATCTGAATCATTTGGTAAAAACGTAGGACTATCCGTAGAAAATGTTGATTTTACGGAAGCTGCCGAAAAAACGATTCACACCGTGGTTCACGTAAAAAACGTGTCCCGAAAAACAGTCAATGATCCCATGTTAGAATATTTTTACGGATACCAAGGCGGACAAACTCAGGAGCAAGTAGGAACAGGATCCGGTGTAATAATTTCGGAAGACGGCTATATTGTAACGAATAATCACGTGATAAAAGACGCAACGGAAATTGAAATCACACTAAATAATAAAAAATCATACAAAGCAAAACTCATTGGAACCGATTCCAAAATGGACATTGCTTTATTAAAAATTGATGCCGATGAAAAATTACCCTATACCGCTTTTGCCAATTCTGATTCGGTTAAAATTGGAGAATGGGTTCTGGCAGTTGGAAACCCGTATAATTTAACTTCAACGGTTACCGCTGGGATTGTTTCGGCAAAAGCGAGAGATTTAGGTACTAGCGGAATTCAATCATTCATACAAACCGATGCCGCTGTAAATCCCGGGAATAGCGGTGGCGCGTTAGTGAATACACGAGGGGAATTAATTGGAATCAATACCATGATTTCGTCAATGACGGGTTCTTATGTTGGGTATTCCTTTGCAGTTCCATCAAATATCGCCCGGAAAATAATCGAAGACATTATGGAATTCGGGAATGTGCAACGAGGAATTCTAGGCGTTGAAGGAGGCGAATTGAATTCAAATGCTTCAAAAGAACTAGGTATTCCGGAAACGCAAGGTTTTTACATAAAAGATGTAACTAAAAATTCAGGTGCCGAGAGATCCGGACTTGAAAAAGGGGATATTATCATAAAGCTGGATAATCAAAATGTGGCGACTTATGCTGACCTTTCGGGTTACATTAATACAAAAAGACCAAATGACAAAGTTCAGGTGACTTTTATAAGAGATGGAAAAAACAGAGTTCTCCCAGTTGTATTAAGTAAAAATGAATTTTTTAGTACCGAATTTAAAGGAATGGAACTGGAAAATATCAATGCTACCGACAAAAAGAAATATAATCTGGATTACGGAGTGAAAATTAAATCGATTACCAATGATAATCTAAAGCAATATGAAAATGAACTTAAAGGAAATATAATTCTGAATATTGATAATGAAAAAGCAAAAGATATTGAGACCGTTTCTAAACTTTTGAGTAAAAAAGAAGAAAGCCAAAGCGTTCGAATAGAAATGATCAATAAAAACGGTGAAATTCTAAAAATTATTATCTAA
- the mltG gene encoding endolytic transglycosylase MltG, producing MNIKKIITIVSVVLITGLIVYGFVLVRQIFSDNTKFSEKEVYVYVPTGSTYDNVKKIIAPYVQNIDRFEMVADKRSYPDNVNPGRFLFTKGMSSYNLVKALRTNVPVNLAFNNQERLENLAGRVGSQIESDSLSLLKSFKDSIFLKENGFTNENVLALFIPNTYETYWNTSAEKFRDKMIKEYRNFWNKERVAKAAKQGLTPIQATILASIVHKESVKKDERPRIAGAYLNRIRLQMPLQADPTVIYALKLKFNDFDQVIKRVFYNDLKIASPYNTYMNVGLPPGPIAMPDITALEAVLNPEKNNYIYFCASVERFGYHEFATTLEEHNVNAKKYSDWINSQGVKR from the coding sequence TTGAATATAAAAAAAATTATAACAATCGTATCTGTTGTTTTAATAACAGGATTAATCGTTTACGGATTTGTTTTAGTACGTCAAATTTTTTCTGATAATACAAAATTTTCAGAGAAAGAAGTCTATGTGTATGTCCCAACGGGTTCGACCTATGATAATGTCAAAAAAATAATTGCCCCTTATGTTCAAAACATAGATCGTTTTGAAATGGTTGCCGATAAAAGAAGTTATCCAGACAATGTAAATCCAGGACGATTTTTATTCACAAAAGGAATGAGCAGTTACAATCTGGTAAAGGCTTTAAGAACAAATGTTCCTGTGAATTTAGCATTCAATAACCAAGAAAGACTGGAGAATTTAGCGGGAAGAGTAGGTTCTCAAATTGAATCAGACAGTTTGTCCTTATTGAAATCTTTTAAAGATTCTATATTTTTAAAAGAAAACGGTTTCACTAACGAAAATGTGTTGGCATTGTTTATTCCAAATACATATGAAACGTATTGGAATACTTCGGCTGAAAAATTCCGAGATAAAATGATTAAGGAATATAGAAATTTTTGGAATAAAGAGCGTGTAGCAAAAGCAGCAAAACAAGGATTGACTCCAATCCAAGCTACAATTTTGGCATCGATTGTTCATAAAGAGTCCGTAAAAAAAGATGAAAGACCAAGAATTGCGGGCGCTTATTTAAATCGTATAAGATTGCAAATGCCTCTTCAAGCGGATCCCACTGTTATATATGCTTTAAAATTGAAGTTTAACGATTTTGACCAAGTAATCAAAAGAGTATTTTATAATGATCTAAAAATTGCCTCACCTTATAACACGTATATGAATGTTGGTCTGCCTCCAGGACCAATCGCAATGCCCGATATTACGGCATTAGAAGCAGTTTTAAATCCAGAAAAAAACAATTACATCTATTTCTGTGCAAGCGTGGAGCGTTTTGGATATCATGAATTTGCGACCACTTTAGAAGAACATAACGTGAATGCCAAAAAATATTCGGATTGGATAAACAGTCAAGGTGTAAAGAGATAG
- the dapF gene encoding diaminopimelate epimerase codes for MQIEFYKYQGTGNDFVMIDNRSDFFPKDNIQLIAHLCDRRFGIGGDGLILLENDTETDFKMVYYNSDGNQSSMCGNGGRCLVAFAKNRNVIQNSTIFIAIDGVHHATIGEDGLVSLQMIDVSTIKTHPDYVFLNTGSPHHVQLVENLEDFNVKENGAIIRYGDLYGKEGSNINFVKQIDEATFSLRTYERGVEDETLSCGTGATAVAIAMNELGKTNASSIILHVEGGKLTVSFDKKDGMFTNVFLKGPAEFVFKGTIEI; via the coding sequence ATGCAAATAGAATTTTATAAATACCAAGGAACCGGGAATGATTTCGTAATGATTGATAATCGTTCGGATTTTTTTCCAAAAGATAATATTCAACTCATCGCTCATTTATGTGACCGGCGTTTTGGCATAGGCGGCGACGGGCTTATTTTATTGGAAAATGACACGGAAACTGATTTTAAAATGGTCTATTACAACTCCGATGGAAATCAAAGTTCGATGTGTGGTAATGGAGGAAGATGTTTGGTGGCTTTCGCCAAAAATCGAAATGTGATTCAAAACAGCACTATTTTTATAGCGATTGATGGGGTACATCATGCAACAATTGGCGAAGACGGATTAGTTTCTTTGCAAATGATTGATGTTTCCACTATTAAGACTCATCCCGATTATGTTTTTCTCAATACGGGTTCCCCGCATCATGTTCAATTGGTAGAGAATTTAGAAGATTTTAATGTAAAAGAAAATGGAGCAATAATCAGATACGGAGATTTGTATGGAAAAGAAGGAAGCAACATCAATTTTGTAAAGCAAATCGATGAAGCAACTTTTTCTTTAAGAACCTACGAAAGAGGAGTAGAGGATGAAACACTTTCTTGCGGAACTGGCGCAACAGCAGTAGCTATAGCCATGAATGAATTAGGAAAAACGAATGCCAGTTCAATTATTTTGCATGTGGAAGGCGGAAAACTGACTGTTTCTTTTGATAAAAAAGACGGTATGTTCACGAATGTTTTCCTAAAAGGACCAGCCGAATTTGTATTCAAAGGAACTATTGAAATTTAA
- a CDS encoding GNAT family N-acetyltransferase: protein MITLKGENIYIRALEPNDLEFIYAVENDQSIWEVSNTNTPYSRFLVKQYLENAHQDIYEAKQLRLAICQDQDFPALGLIDLFDFDPKNNRAGVGIMLQGHENRKQNIGSEALALLIQYAFRHLNLHQLYANIGTENVASIALFTKFGFQSIGIKKDWNLVNGNYKDEAIFQLINNHASDSELTQQF from the coding sequence ATGATAACATTAAAAGGAGAGAATATCTATATTCGTGCATTAGAACCAAATGACTTAGAGTTTATTTATGCCGTCGAAAATGATCAAAGTATTTGGGAAGTAAGTAACACTAATACACCTTATAGTCGGTTTTTAGTGAAACAATATTTAGAAAATGCGCACCAGGATATTTATGAAGCCAAGCAATTGCGATTGGCTATTTGTCAAGATCAGGATTTTCCGGCATTGGGATTAATTGATTTGTTTGATTTTGATCCAAAAAATAATAGAGCAGGAGTTGGTATAATGTTACAAGGGCATGAAAACCGCAAGCAAAATATTGGTTCTGAAGCCTTAGCGTTGTTAATTCAGTATGCTTTTCGCCATCTTAATTTGCATCAATTATATGCAAATATTGGTACAGAAAATGTGGCTAGTATAGCTCTTTTTACTAAATTTGGCTTTCAAAGTATAGGAATAAAAAAAGATTGGAATTTAGTAAACGGCAATTATAAAGACGAAGCTATTTTTCAATTAATTAATAATCACGCGAGCGACAGCGAACTGACGCAGCAATTTTAA
- a CDS encoding DUF2279 domain-containing protein, translated as MESFLKPSDSLNSKRQNTVIISEAVLASGALVGLNQLWYADYPKSNFHFINDNSEWLQMDKAGHLFSAYHLGRAGAELLNWSGASKKKQLVYGAGLGFVFLTAVEVFDGFSAEWGASTGDIIANASGTALYVSQELLWKEQRITPKFSFHTTQYPSYRPEVLGSSFTEQILKDYNGQTYWLSVNLHSFSKGSKIPKWLNLAVGYGAEGMVTGNKENYAQNVTYNPQRFRQFYLSLDADLTKINTKSHFLKTVFSVLNTVKIPAPTIEITHLNGIKWHLIYF; from the coding sequence ATGGAGAGTTTCCTGAAACCATCGGATTCTTTAAATAGTAAAAGGCAAAATACGGTAATCATTTCTGAAGCCGTATTGGCTTCAGGAGCTTTGGTAGGCTTAAACCAACTTTGGTATGCCGATTATCCAAAATCTAATTTTCATTTTATAAATGATAATTCCGAATGGCTTCAAATGGATAAAGCAGGACATTTATTTTCGGCCTATCATTTGGGGCGAGCTGGTGCAGAATTGTTGAATTGGAGCGGAGCCAGTAAAAAAAAGCAGCTGGTTTACGGAGCCGGTTTAGGATTTGTTTTCCTTACTGCTGTTGAGGTTTTTGACGGGTTTTCAGCGGAATGGGGCGCTTCTACAGGTGATATAATTGCTAATGCTTCCGGTACCGCTTTGTATGTTTCTCAAGAATTATTGTGGAAAGAACAACGGATAACCCCTAAATTTTCATTTCATACGACACAATACCCCAGTTATAGACCGGAAGTGTTAGGAAGTTCATTTACAGAACAAATTCTAAAAGATTATAATGGTCAAACCTATTGGCTTTCTGTCAATTTACATTCCTTTTCAAAGGGCTCAAAAATCCCAAAATGGTTAAATCTGGCTGTGGGTTATGGAGCAGAAGGAATGGTTACAGGAAATAAGGAAAATTACGCCCAAAATGTAACGTATAATCCACAGAGATTCAGACAGTTTTATCTCAGTTTGGACGCCGATTTGACTAAAATAAATACAAAATCCCATTTTTTAAAGACGGTTTTTTCTGTTTTAAATACAGTAAAAATTCCAGCGCCAACGATAGAAATCACGCACTTAAACGGAATTAAATGGCACTTAATCTATTTTTAG